Proteins co-encoded in one Flavobacterium fluviale genomic window:
- a CDS encoding STAS domain-containing protein, producing MGDFLLVTIQVDLYDQLAENLESDLINTISKHSSKGVLIDISAVSIIDSFMGRILGNIAVMSKIMDAQTVVVGMQPAVAITLVELGLSLNGVISALNVEKGMDLLRSKMQTSENEEHLDDNDNE from the coding sequence ATGGGGGATTTTTTGCTTGTGACCATACAAGTAGACTTGTACGACCAGCTGGCAGAAAACCTCGAATCAGATTTAATTAATACAATAAGCAAACATAGTTCTAAAGGTGTATTAATTGATATATCTGCAGTTTCTATCATTGACTCATTTATGGGCCGAATTTTAGGAAATATAGCAGTAATGTCTAAAATAATGGATGCACAAACAGTAGTTGTAGGAATGCAGCCTGCCGTTGCCATTACACTTGTTGAATTAGGATTATCTTTAAACGGAGTCATAAGCGCCCTGAACGTTGAAAAAGGGATGGATCTATTACGCTCAAAAATGCAAACCAGCGAAAATGAAGAGCACTTAGATGACAACGATAACGAATAG
- the pdeM gene encoding ligase-associated DNA damage response endonuclease PdeM yields the protein MKIKINNETFILHCSGAVFWEEKNTIIISDVHLGKVTHFRKHGIAIPQSAISENFRKITEVLDYFTPEKIIFLGDLFHSTKNAEWNLFENWVLDNNYETYLITGNHDIIDENHYKNIGVIVVEILEIDDFFFTHHPTEKENSFNFSGHIHPGIILRGLGLQSLKLRCFFSKSNQMILPAFGEFTGKYLVKPNLDHIIYAIAGNEVLLINKK from the coding sequence ATGAAAATTAAAATCAATAACGAAACATTTATACTGCATTGCAGTGGAGCGGTTTTTTGGGAAGAAAAAAATACAATAATTATTTCCGATGTTCATTTGGGAAAAGTGACTCATTTTCGAAAACACGGAATCGCTATTCCGCAAAGTGCAATTTCAGAGAATTTTAGAAAGATTACAGAAGTTTTAGATTATTTTACTCCAGAGAAAATTATCTTTTTAGGCGATTTATTCCACAGCACCAAAAATGCCGAATGGAATTTATTCGAAAACTGGGTTCTAGATAACAATTATGAAACGTATTTGATTACTGGAAACCACGATATCATAGATGAAAATCATTATAAAAATATTGGTGTAATTGTGGTTGAGATATTAGAAATTGATGATTTTTTCTTTACACATCATCCAACTGAAAAAGAAAATTCATTTAATTTCTCTGGGCATATTCATCCTGGAATAATTTTGAGAGGCTTAGGACTTCAAAGTCTAAAATTGCGCTGTTTTTTCAGCAAAAGCAATCAAATGATTTTACCTGCATTTGGTGAATTCACAGGAAAGTATTTAGTAAAGCCAAATTTAGATCATATTATATATGCAATTGCTGGAAATGAAGTTCTACTGATTAATAAAAAATAG
- a CDS encoding STAS domain-containing protein, producing MQNNILGVLKEHENKLLTLWSQILSESGASDGAMEEEESKEFASVFLAAISNEDSRELEKVEDLIIGISTSRGKRGYSPRENAQYLTSLKEASSKILSEVITDPSQLYQANLKLNSVLDNLTILTFEAFMRGREDVISRQVDEISEISTPVITVWEGIVALPIIGTLDSSRTQVVMENLLQQIVDTGSSIAILDISGVPAVDSLVAQHLIKTVSATRLMGAECIISGIRPEIAQTVVHLGIDLTGIITKASLASALKTAFDMLQLSVVKRNKL from the coding sequence ATGCAAAACAATATCCTAGGTGTCTTAAAGGAGCACGAAAACAAATTATTAACGTTATGGTCACAAATTCTTTCAGAGAGCGGAGCTAGTGATGGCGCGATGGAAGAAGAAGAGTCAAAAGAATTTGCTTCTGTCTTTTTAGCCGCAATATCAAATGAAGATTCTCGCGAGTTAGAAAAAGTAGAAGATCTTATAATTGGAATTTCAACTTCAAGAGGAAAACGTGGTTACTCTCCAAGAGAAAATGCTCAATACTTAACTTCATTAAAAGAAGCTTCTTCTAAAATTCTTTCAGAAGTAATAACAGACCCTTCACAACTTTACCAAGCTAATTTAAAATTGAATTCAGTTTTAGATAATTTAACGATTCTAACTTTCGAAGCTTTTATGCGAGGAAGAGAAGATGTTATCTCTAGACAAGTTGACGAGATAAGTGAAATTTCTACTCCAGTTATTACTGTTTGGGAAGGTATTGTTGCGTTGCCAATTATTGGAACATTAGACAGTTCAAGAACTCAAGTGGTTATGGAAAACCTTTTACAGCAGATTGTAGATACAGGAAGTTCTATTGCAATTCTTGATATTTCAGGTGTTCCTGCGGTAGATTCTCTTGTTGCGCAGCATCTTATAAAAACAGTTAGTGCAACACGTTTAATGGGAGCAGAATGCATCATTAGCGGAATTCGCCCAGAAATAGCTCAAACTGTAGTTCACTTAGGAATTGATCTTACCGGAATCATTACAAAAGCTTCTCTGGCTAGTGCCCTTAAAACAGCATTTGACATGTTACAGCTTTCTGTTGTTAAAAGAAATAAATTGTAG
- the dnaN gene encoding DNA polymerase III subunit beta encodes MKFIVSSSYLLKQLQVLGSVINSNNTLPILDNFLFELNNNELTVSASDLETTMSATLSIDSTSKGSVAVPAKLLLEILKTFPEQPLTFTVEDNNTVEISSNSGKYALAYAAGEEFPKAVSLEDPSVTLVPAEVLATAVSKTIFAAGNDDLRPVMSGVFFQFSPEGLIFVATDAHKLVKYARTDVKASQVADFIMPKKPLNILKSILGTSDAEVKIEYNDSNATFSFDNYILMCRLIDGKYPNYEAVIPKENPNKLMIDRSLFLSSVKRVAIFSNKTTHQIRLKIAGAELNVSAEDIDYSNKAEERLTCDYQGDDLQIGFNSRFLTEMLTNLQSDMIMLEMSLPNRAGILTPVDGLEEGETVTMLVMPVMLNS; translated from the coding sequence ATGAAATTTATAGTATCGAGTTCGTACTTATTAAAACAATTACAAGTTTTAGGTAGTGTAATCAATAGCAACAATACGTTGCCAATTTTAGACAACTTTTTATTTGAACTAAACAATAATGAGTTAACAGTTTCGGCTTCAGATCTTGAAACGACAATGTCGGCTACATTATCGATCGATTCTACAAGTAAAGGAAGCGTAGCTGTACCAGCTAAACTTTTACTTGAAATTTTAAAAACTTTCCCAGAGCAGCCATTAACTTTTACTGTTGAGGATAACAATACAGTAGAAATTAGTTCAAATTCTGGTAAATATGCATTGGCTTACGCTGCTGGAGAAGAATTTCCTAAAGCGGTAAGTCTAGAAGATCCGTCTGTAACACTTGTTCCTGCAGAAGTTTTGGCAACTGCGGTAAGTAAAACTATTTTTGCTGCTGGAAACGACGATTTACGTCCGGTAATGTCTGGAGTTTTCTTCCAGTTTTCGCCGGAAGGATTAATTTTCGTAGCAACTGATGCGCACAAACTAGTAAAATATGCTCGTACAGATGTAAAAGCGTCTCAAGTAGCAGATTTTATTATGCCAAAGAAACCTTTGAATATCTTAAAAAGTATTTTAGGAACTTCTGATGCTGAAGTAAAAATCGAATACAACGATTCAAATGCGACTTTCTCATTTGACAATTATATCTTAATGTGTCGTTTAATCGACGGAAAATATCCAAACTACGAAGCAGTTATTCCAAAAGAGAATCCAAACAAATTAATGATTGACCGTTCTTTATTTTTAAGTTCAGTTAAGCGTGTTGCGATTTTCTCTAATAAAACTACACACCAAATTCGTTTAAAAATTGCTGGAGCTGAATTGAATGTTTCTGCAGAAGATATTGATTACTCAAACAAAGCAGAAGAAAGATTGACTTGTGATTATCAAGGAGATGATTTACAAATTGGTTTCAACTCTCGTTTTTTAACTGAGATGTTGACAAACCTGCAATCTGACATGATTATGCTTGAAATGTCATTACCAAATAGAGCAGGTATTTTAACACCTGTAGATGGTTTAGAAGAGGGAGAAACAGTTACTATGCTTGTAATGCCTGTAATGTTAAATAGTTAA
- a CDS encoding ligase-associated DNA damage response DEXH box helicase — MNREQLFTIASDWFENQGWKPFPFQTQTWTAFLQGKNGLLNAPTGSGKTYALWLPIILNYIKENPNYKTKQTPGLKAIWITPLRSLSVEIKQAAERVINDLDIKMTVGIRSGDTSAAERAKQKGRMPDLLITTPESLQLLLASKGYESTFKNCSSIVIDEWHELLGTKRGVQVELGLSRLKTIAKNIRIWGISATIGNLQQAQEVLLGVDSEAYHNSVLIKAVINKKIKVVSIIPEKMDTYPWRGHMGLHLIDEAAKIVKASKTTLIFTNVRSACEIWYQRLLEKYPEFAGEMAMHHGSIDRETRLWVENAIRNEELKVVVCTSSLDLGVDFAPVESIIQVGGPKGVARFMQRAGRSGHQPGKESVIYFLATHAIELIEASALKKAVENSVIEDRVPYLNSWDVLVQYLNTLAVSDGFFPDEIFKEIQGTFSYQTITKENWNWILNFITNGSQSLHAYDEFKKVEIEEDGRYKINNRMIAMHHRMQIGTIVGDAVLNVKYMSGGYIGTIEEWFISKLKPGDTFIFAGKKLELFRIRNMQVLVKKASPKKESKIASWMGGRMALSAQMSELLRQELYRANTDNLSPELKALHPLFIRQRKESIVPDNNEFLIETFKSREGYHAIFYPFEGRFVHEALASLLAYRISLLQSISFSLAYNDYGFELLSDQEIDIEAVLDNNLLSTEYVHHDLQKSLNSTEMARRKFRDIAVIAGLVFTGFPGKMVKTKHLQSGSQLLFEVFRDFEPDNLLLHQAYRETFEHQLEEGRLILALERIANQKIIWKQCLKPTPFSFPIISDRLREKLSSETLAERIQKMTASYMK, encoded by the coding sequence ATGAATAGAGAGCAGTTATTTACGATCGCAAGTGATTGGTTTGAAAATCAGGGATGGAAACCTTTTCCGTTTCAGACTCAGACTTGGACTGCTTTTTTGCAGGGAAAAAATGGCTTGCTAAATGCGCCAACTGGAAGCGGAAAAACGTATGCGCTCTGGCTTCCAATTATTTTAAATTATATTAAAGAAAATCCAAACTATAAAACAAAACAAACACCTGGCTTAAAAGCTATTTGGATTACGCCCCTGCGCTCTTTATCAGTCGAAATCAAACAAGCGGCAGAAAGAGTTATAAATGATTTAGATATTAAAATGACGGTTGGAATTCGTTCTGGAGACACTTCTGCAGCGGAACGAGCCAAGCAAAAAGGAAGAATGCCCGATTTATTAATTACAACTCCAGAAAGTCTTCAATTGCTTTTAGCTTCAAAGGGATACGAATCTACTTTTAAAAACTGCAGCTCAATTGTAATTGATGAATGGCACGAATTGCTGGGAACAAAACGCGGTGTACAAGTAGAATTAGGTTTATCTAGACTAAAAACAATCGCTAAAAACATTCGAATTTGGGGAATTTCAGCAACAATTGGCAACCTGCAGCAGGCTCAGGAAGTTTTACTTGGTGTCGATTCTGAGGCTTATCATAATTCTGTTTTAATTAAAGCTGTCATTAATAAAAAAATAAAAGTTGTCTCGATAATTCCAGAGAAAATGGATACTTATCCTTGGCGCGGACACATGGGCTTACATTTAATTGATGAAGCAGCAAAAATTGTAAAAGCCAGTAAAACAACACTTATTTTTACCAATGTTCGTTCGGCATGCGAAATTTGGTACCAGAGATTACTTGAAAAATATCCAGAATTTGCTGGCGAAATGGCAATGCATCACGGAAGCATTGACAGAGAAACCAGACTTTGGGTTGAAAATGCCATTCGAAATGAAGAATTAAAAGTCGTTGTCTGCACTTCTAGTTTAGATTTGGGAGTTGACTTTGCTCCAGTCGAATCTATTATTCAGGTTGGCGGTCCAAAAGGTGTTGCACGATTTATGCAGAGAGCAGGACGAAGCGGTCATCAGCCGGGAAAAGAAAGCGTCATCTATTTTCTTGCCACTCATGCTATTGAACTTATAGAAGCTTCTGCTTTAAAAAAAGCCGTAGAAAACAGCGTAATCGAAGATCGTGTTCCATATTTAAACAGCTGGGATGTTTTGGTTCAGTATCTCAATACTTTAGCGGTTTCTGACGGTTTCTTTCCAGATGAAATTTTTAAAGAAATACAGGGAACATTCAGCTACCAGACCATTACAAAAGAGAATTGGAACTGGATCCTGAATTTCATTACCAACGGAAGTCAGAGCCTTCATGCTTACGACGAATTCAAAAAGGTAGAAATTGAAGAAGACGGCCGTTATAAAATTAACAACCGAATGATTGCAATGCATCATAGAATGCAGATTGGAACAATAGTAGGCGATGCTGTTTTGAATGTAAAATACATGAGCGGCGGCTATATTGGAACTATTGAAGAATGGTTTATTTCGAAATTGAAACCCGGCGATACTTTTATTTTTGCAGGAAAAAAACTGGAATTATTCCGAATTCGAAATATGCAGGTTTTGGTCAAAAAAGCCAGTCCGAAAAAAGAATCGAAAATTGCGAGCTGGATGGGCGGACGCATGGCATTATCAGCACAAATGAGTGAATTGCTTCGTCAGGAACTATATCGAGCTAATACTGATAATCTTTCACCCGAATTAAAAGCGCTTCACCCATTGTTTATTAGACAGCGAAAAGAATCTATTGTTCCTGATAACAATGAATTTTTGATTGAAACTTTTAAAAGCCGGGAAGGTTATCACGCGATATTTTATCCGTTTGAAGGACGTTTTGTACACGAAGCTCTCGCAAGTTTATTGGCTTACAGAATTAGCTTGCTGCAATCGATCAGTTTTTCTCTGGCTTATAATGATTACGGATTTGAATTGCTTTCTGATCAGGAAATTGATATTGAAGCGGTATTGGATAACAATCTATTATCTACAGAATATGTACATCATGATTTGCAGAAAAGTTTGAATTCGACAGAAATGGCAAGGCGAAAATTTCGCGATATTGCAGTAATTGCAGGACTGGTTTTTACAGGTTTTCCTGGGAAAATGGTCAAAACAAAACATTTACAAAGCGGGTCTCAATTGTTATTTGAAGTATTCAGGGATTTTGAGCCTGATAACTTATTATTGCACCAAGCCTACCGTGAAACCTTTGAACATCAGCTGGAAGAAGGACGTTTGATTTTGGCTTTGGAACGAATTGCAAATCAAAAAATAATTTGGAAACAATGTCTTAAACCTACTCCGTTTAGTTTTCCTATAATTTCGGATCGTTTAAGAGAAAAACTTTCAAGTGAAACATTAGCGGAGAGAATTCAGAAAATGACCGCTTCTTACATGAAATAA
- a CDS encoding ATP-dependent DNA ligase has product MKNFAELIKTLDSSNKTSVKVDALTNYFQKASDEDKVWTIAILSHRRPPRPVNTTLLRLWANELANIPLWLFEESYHIVGDLAETIALVIPTTKEHSDKSLTEFLQEIIALKKKTDIEKKEYLQINWLNLNYYERFVFTKLITGSFRIGLSQKLMTRALSKSENIDEDTLAYKLMGDWNPNTITFQELILDERSSDYLSKPYPFYLAYPVEGELSNLGNPEDWSAEHKWDGIRSQTIIRDNEIYIWSRGEELVTDKYPEFNSFIVNIPNGTVIDGEILPFIDNQIGTFNDLQTRIGRKNVSASVLKNTPVIIKAYDLLEWQGNDIRNLSYEERRTLLEELFTTLIGKDIPLQLSERLNFSTWEQITAERLKSREMRSEGLMLKRKDSPYLVGRKKGDWWKWKIEPLTIDAVLTYAMRGHGRRSNLFTDYTFALWHENENNERELVTFAKAYSGLTDAEFRMVDDFIKKNTLERFGPVRSVTPKLVFEIGFEGIALSKRHKSGVATRFPRILRWRQDKKIDEANSIDDLKNMIS; this is encoded by the coding sequence ATGAAAAACTTTGCCGAGCTTATAAAAACCCTGGATAGTTCTAATAAAACATCGGTAAAAGTTGATGCTTTAACGAATTACTTTCAAAAAGCTAGTGATGAAGACAAAGTCTGGACAATAGCTATTCTTTCGCACCGTCGCCCTCCCCGACCTGTTAATACAACTTTATTACGATTGTGGGCAAACGAACTGGCGAATATTCCGCTTTGGTTGTTTGAAGAAAGTTATCATATTGTTGGTGATTTGGCTGAAACTATTGCATTGGTGATTCCGACTACAAAAGAACATTCTGATAAAAGTCTGACGGAATTTCTACAAGAAATTATCGCTTTAAAAAAGAAAACCGATATTGAAAAAAAAGAATATTTACAGATCAATTGGCTTAATTTAAATTATTACGAAAGGTTCGTTTTCACAAAGTTAATTACAGGCAGTTTTAGAATTGGTTTAAGTCAGAAATTAATGACTCGAGCACTTTCTAAATCTGAGAATATTGACGAAGATACTCTTGCATACAAATTAATGGGAGATTGGAATCCGAACACGATTACTTTTCAAGAATTAATTTTAGACGAAAGAAGCAGCGATTATTTATCAAAACCATATCCGTTCTATTTAGCTTATCCAGTTGAAGGAGAACTTTCAAATCTTGGAAATCCAGAAGATTGGAGCGCCGAACATAAATGGGACGGAATTCGATCTCAAACTATTATTAGAGATAATGAAATTTACATTTGGAGCCGAGGCGAAGAATTGGTAACCGATAAATATCCTGAGTTCAATTCGTTCATCGTAAATATTCCAAATGGAACTGTAATTGATGGCGAGATTCTTCCTTTCATAGATAATCAAATTGGAACTTTTAATGATCTGCAGACGAGAATTGGACGAAAAAATGTATCAGCTTCTGTTTTAAAAAATACTCCCGTTATCATCAAAGCTTATGATTTACTAGAATGGCAGGGAAATGATATTCGAAATCTGTCTTATGAAGAACGCCGTACATTATTAGAAGAATTATTTACGACTTTAATCGGAAAAGATATTCCGCTTCAATTATCAGAAAGACTTAATTTTTCAACTTGGGAACAAATAACAGCTGAAAGACTAAAATCGCGCGAAATGCGTAGTGAAGGTTTAATGCTGAAGCGGAAAGATTCTCCCTATTTAGTGGGAAGAAAAAAAGGCGATTGGTGGAAATGGAAAATTGAACCTTTAACAATAGACGCGGTTCTCACCTACGCCATGCGTGGCCACGGCCGAAGATCTAATTTGTTTACCGATTATACTTTTGCCTTATGGCATGAAAATGAAAATAATGAACGTGAACTCGTCACTTTCGCGAAAGCGTATTCTGGTTTAACTGACGCCGAATTTAGAATGGTAGACGATTTTATCAAAAAAAATACTTTAGAAAGATTCGGGCCTGTAAGAAGCGTAACACCAAAATTAGTATTTGAAATTGGTTTTGAAGGAATTGCACTTTCCAAAAGACATAAAAGCGGCGTTGCAACCCGTTTTCCCAGAATTTTAAGATGGCGTCAGGATAAAAAAATCGATGAAGCCAATTCTATAGATGATTTAAAAAATATGATTTCATAA
- a CDS encoding ligase-associated DNA damage response exonuclease — protein sequence MNPPLLQFNDKGIYCQQADVYLDPWRPVKNAIITHGHSDHSRWGHQNYITHYTNVPIIKHRLGDINVTGKDWNETFTINGVKFSFHPAGHIIGSAQIRVEYKGEIWVFTGDYKTEDDGISVPYEVVKCHSFITECTFGLPAFKWEPQADVMTDINNWWAENRAEGKTSVLFGYSLGKAQRLLKNLDPNIGRIYTHGAIENMTEVVRPLIDLPATIRVTPETKKEDLLGSIVIAPPSAHGSTWIRRMTPFVTGSASGWMAFRGARRRRAVDRGFVLSDHCDWTGLLESIQATGAEKVICTHGYSDIFSKYLRELGYDARTAHTQYEGETNDSEEN from the coding sequence ATGAATCCACCATTATTACAATTTAACGATAAAGGCATTTACTGTCAGCAGGCAGATGTTTATCTTGACCCTTGGCGCCCAGTTAAAAATGCTATTATCACACACGGTCACTCAGATCACTCAAGGTGGGGACATCAAAATTATATAACTCATTATACCAATGTACCGATAATAAAACATCGTCTTGGCGATATTAATGTAACCGGCAAAGACTGGAACGAAACTTTTACTATAAACGGTGTAAAATTCTCTTTTCATCCTGCGGGTCATATCATTGGTTCCGCCCAAATAAGAGTGGAATACAAAGGTGAAATTTGGGTATTTACAGGTGATTACAAAACGGAGGATGACGGAATTTCTGTCCCGTATGAAGTTGTAAAATGCCATTCCTTTATAACCGAATGTACATTTGGACTTCCCGCATTTAAATGGGAACCACAGGCAGATGTAATGACCGATATTAATAATTGGTGGGCCGAAAACCGTGCTGAAGGAAAAACCTCTGTCCTATTTGGTTATTCGTTAGGAAAAGCACAGCGTTTATTAAAAAATCTAGATCCAAATATTGGAAGAATTTACACTCACGGCGCAATCGAGAATATGACCGAAGTTGTTCGTCCGTTAATTGATTTACCTGCAACAATACGAGTAACGCCCGAAACTAAAAAAGAAGATTTATTGGGAAGTATCGTTATCGCACCACCAAGCGCACACGGAAGTACATGGATTAGAAGGATGACTCCATTTGTAACAGGTTCCGCAAGCGGCTGGATGGCATTTCGAGGCGCAAGACGAAGAAGAGCCGTTGACCGCGGATTTGTCTTAAGCGATCATTGCGACTGGACCGGATTATTAGAAAGCATTCAAGCGACAGGCGCAGAAAAGGTAATCTGCACCCACGGATATTCGGATATCTTTTCAAAATATTTAAGAGAATTGGGTTACGACGCCAGAACCGCCCACACACAATACGAAGGAGAAACGAATGACTCTGAAGAAAACTGA
- a CDS encoding DsbA family oxidoreductase: protein MKIEIWSDIMCPFCYIGKRQLETALAVFPNNDFEIEWKSFQLDPTITSQPDTDVYTFLAERKGMSIEQSKEMHKGVVERAKSVGLEYNFDKAVISNSLNAHRIIQLAKTKNIGDRMEEIFFKAYFTDGKDLNNGPALIQLGIEAGLEENEIREVLESDDLFLKEVQSDIKEAGELGVQGVPFFVFDRKYAVSGAQPVETFVKTIEEILK, encoded by the coding sequence ATGAAAATAGAAATTTGGTCGGACATCATGTGTCCGTTTTGTTATATCGGAAAAAGACAGTTGGAAACAGCGCTTGCTGTGTTCCCAAATAATGATTTTGAAATTGAATGGAAAAGCTTTCAATTAGATCCAACAATTACTTCTCAGCCAGATACGGATGTTTATACATTTCTAGCCGAAAGAAAAGGGATGTCAATCGAACAATCTAAAGAAATGCACAAAGGAGTCGTTGAACGCGCTAAAAGTGTTGGTTTAGAATATAATTTTGACAAAGCCGTTATCTCAAATTCTTTAAACGCACATAGAATCATTCAATTGGCTAAAACTAAAAATATTGGCGATCGTATGGAGGAAATTTTCTTCAAAGCTTATTTCACTGATGGAAAAGATTTAAACAACGGTCCTGCTTTAATTCAATTAGGAATTGAAGCAGGTTTGGAAGAGAATGAAATTAGAGAAGTTTTAGAAAGTGATGATTTATTTCTAAAAGAAGTACAATCAGATATTAAAGAAGCTGGAGAACTTGGGGTTCAAGGAGTTCCGTTTTTTGTCTTCGATCGCAAATATGCTGTCTCTGGAGCACAGCCTGTAGAAACATTTGTAAAAACTATTGAAGAAATTTTAAAATAA
- a CDS encoding YidH family protein → MSPKNDQEIMNEYLSNERTLLAWLRTGIGIMVFGFVAVKFSLFLRQLPPKYLAETVAPNSNFTIYLGIGLLIAGALTILLSYLRYTKTVKLLKQGKYQYSTAMLTFITMMLFVLSISLIAYLIIAASA, encoded by the coding sequence ATGTCGCCAAAAAACGATCAAGAAATTATGAATGAATACTTGTCTAACGAAAGAACTTTGTTAGCGTGGCTTCGTACTGGAATTGGAATAATGGTTTTTGGTTTTGTAGCAGTAAAATTTTCTCTGTTTTTAAGACAGCTTCCCCCTAAATATCTAGCAGAAACTGTGGCCCCCAACAGTAATTTTACTATCTATTTGGGAATTGGATTATTAATTGCCGGCGCTTTAACGATTCTTCTGTCTTATTTGCGATATACCAAAACTGTTAAATTATTGAAACAGGGAAAATACCAATATTCAACCGCAATGCTGACGTTTATAACAATGATGCTTTTTGTTTTGAGTATTTCTCTTATCGCCTACCTTATTATCGCTGCAAGTGCATAA
- the gldG gene encoding gliding motility-associated ABC transporter substrate-binding protein GldG — protein sequence MKASTKQNLKTLGITIFVLVVLNVLGTLFFQRFDLTKDKRYTLSSTSLGIVKQVENPLSIKIYMAGDLPADFKRLQQETKQLLEEFQAYNKNIVFEFVDPLENEEESDELTKSLFKKGLTPVNITVDDKGKQSQAMVFPWAIAVYNGKEVNIPLLKNIMGASTTQKVMGSIQHLEYSIADAINKITKNKQKKVAIIRGNGELKEIHVAKMLLQIRESYFIGPFTLDSVAKDPNGTLNALKKYDLAIISKPTEKFTDEEKEVLDQFIMNGGKTIWLIDQVAADMDSLYNDMGATLAYPRDLNLNDMFFKYGFRINPDLIKDEQGSPIKLATGEQGSATQYQDFVWKFAPQVYPASQHPIVKNLGGIKFDFASPIDTLKNGIKKTVLLQSSQYSKTIGSPVEINLNMVTEKSTPEEYLNKGNLPLAVLLEGSFHSAFENRVLPFKDNYFTAKGKPNKMIVIADGDLARNQLDKNRMPVELGYDQRTGNLYDNKDFIMNCINYLLDDTGLINIRSKDVELPLLDKEKVYESYTMTQFITIGVPILILLVFGLVFTFIRKRRYSK from the coding sequence ATGAAAGCATCTACAAAGCAAAATTTAAAAACATTAGGCATTACTATATTCGTTTTAGTTGTTTTAAATGTACTTGGAACACTATTTTTCCAGCGTTTTGATTTAACTAAAGACAAACGTTATACGCTGTCTTCAACTTCATTAGGAATTGTAAAACAAGTTGAGAATCCGCTTTCTATAAAAATTTACATGGCTGGCGATCTTCCAGCAGATTTTAAACGTTTGCAGCAGGAAACCAAACAACTACTAGAAGAGTTTCAAGCATATAATAAAAATATCGTTTTCGAATTTGTCGATCCTTTAGAAAATGAAGAAGAAAGCGACGAACTTACAAAATCACTTTTCAAAAAAGGATTAACGCCAGTAAACATAACTGTTGACGATAAAGGAAAACAATCTCAAGCAATGGTTTTTCCTTGGGCAATTGCGGTTTATAACGGAAAAGAAGTTAATATTCCATTATTGAAAAATATAATGGGTGCTTCGACTACGCAAAAAGTAATGGGATCGATTCAGCACTTAGAGTATTCTATTGCAGATGCCATCAATAAAATTACTAAAAACAAGCAGAAAAAAGTTGCAATTATAAGAGGTAACGGCGAATTGAAAGAAATTCATGTCGCTAAAATGCTGCTGCAGATTAGAGAAAGTTATTTCATTGGACCTTTTACATTAGATTCTGTTGCAAAAGATCCAAATGGAACTTTAAATGCATTGAAAAAATATGATTTAGCCATTATCTCAAAACCAACAGAAAAATTTACTGACGAAGAAAAAGAAGTTCTGGATCAGTTTATCATGAACGGCGGAAAAACAATTTGGTTAATTGACCAAGTTGCCGCCGATATGGATAGTTTGTATAATGATATGGGCGCAACTCTGGCATATCCCAGAGATTTAAATCTGAACGATATGTTCTTTAAATACGGGTTCAGAATTAATCCTGATTTGATAAAAGACGAACAAGGAAGTCCAATAAAACTGGCAACCGGCGAACAAGGAAGCGCAACACAATATCAGGATTTTGTATGGAAATTTGCGCCTCAGGTTTACCCAGCAAGCCAGCACCCGATCGTTAAAAATCTTGGAGGTATTAAATTCGATTTTGCAAGTCCGATTGATACTTTAAAAAATGGAATTAAAAAGACCGTTTTACTGCAATCTTCCCAATATTCTAAAACTATCGGTTCGCCTGTAGAAATCAACCTGAATATGGTAACCGAAAAATCTACTCCAGAAGAGTATTTGAATAAAGGAAATTTACCGCTTGCCGTATTATTAGAAGGATCTTTCCATTCTGCTTTTGAAAATAGAGTTTTACCTTTTAAAGACAATTATTTTACCGCAAAAGGAAAACCAAATAAAATGATTGTTATTGCTGATGGAGATTTAGCAAGAAATCAATTAGACAAAAACAGAATGCCTGTCGAATTAGGTTATGATCAAAGAACTGGAAATCTTTACGACAATAAAGACTTTATCATGAATTGCATCAATTATCTGCTGGATGATACTGGACTTATTAACATTAGAAGTAAAGATGTGGAGCTGCCTTTATTGGATAAGGAAAAAGTTTACGAAAGCTACACTATGACGCAATTTATAACTATCGGAGTTCCAATTCTAATTTTATTAGTTTTCGGACTTGTCTTTACATTTATCAGAAAAAGAAGGTACAGTAAGTAG